The region CGTTTCGGTTTCAGCCTTATCTTCTGTGTCACTTGCTTCCGATTCTGGCGAGTGGAATTACACAGGCTCTTGCATGCAAACAACGACTAACGATGGTTCTTTGCCGAACACCATCTCCATTTATGAGCATCAAAACGGATCAGAAAAAATCTTGTTAAAGTTTTACATCGGAAATGATCTGCGCACTGTGTTTGCGACACTAACAAGTCGTGATGCTGTGAATACACTTCAGTACGATGACGTTCGCTTGTTTGAGGACGGCGCCGTTAAAGGTGGTCGCATCGGTATTAAATTCCGTGTGAACCAAACAGTGTTCATTTCAGGCGGGGGCTTGTGGTGGTCTTACTTTGACGGGTCCAAAGCTTCTTACATCTGTTCTCGAAATTAACAATCTCGTGCAGAAATGCATGAGTTAGATTCTTAAGATATCCCTCCCGAAGTTGTACTCTGATACAAAAAATAAGGGAGGGCATATGCCCGCTAAAACCGTTCTTCTGTGTGACGACGTCTTTGCAGAGAAGAAAGAGGCCAAGCAACGTTCTCATCTTTTGCAAAAAGTGGCGCAAGACTTTGCCCGACTTTTGAAATGTAATTTACGCACAATCACTGTGCTGGATATCCCCAAAAAAATCGTTAGCTCCAAAAATAAGAAAGAAGACAGTGTCGAAACGATCTATGGTCGTCCTGTTGACGTGATTTTGAAAGAATCTAAAGATCCAGGGGTTGAGATGCTGATCTTAGGTACACGCCCTCGCTCAGGTCTTAAGAGAACGTTTTTAGGCAGTGTCGCAGAAGAAGTCGTACGAAATGCCCAGGTGCCAGTGATGGTGTTGGGCTCTCATGCCGTGGATTCTGACTATAGTTTGAAATCTAAAAAGCAAAGAATTTTAGTCGTCACCGATTTGTCAGATTTTTCTGGAGGAGCAGAGCGATTGGCGGCCAAACTTGCTAAGCGAATCAATGCTGAAGTTCTGCTTTACCATTCCGTCGGTGATCAAATAAAGCACATGAAAGACATGCTATATTCTCAACGGGTGAATAGTCCCGGGCTTGAGCAAATATTCGACGAGATGAAAAGCTTTGCCGAAGAGTCATTGGCAAAAAAAATAAAAGCCTATGAGGGGCAGGGAATTTCCGCCACTGGTCATATTGGATACGAAGAAGCAGAGGTGTCGAAGATTCTAAGAAAGAACAATTGGCACAAGGCTGATCTTATAGTCATGGGAACACATTCACGCGGAAAATTTTTAAAAGCTTTTTTGGGAAGCACCACTCGACGAGTGATGCTGTCGGCCCCAGTTCCAGTTATTATAGTGCGGTCCAGATAGAGCAAGGCAATAGTCAGGTTTTAAGTGAACCAAAGT is a window of Bdellovibrio sp. SKB1291214 DNA encoding:
- a CDS encoding universal stress protein produces the protein MPAKTVLLCDDVFAEKKEAKQRSHLLQKVAQDFARLLKCNLRTITVLDIPKKIVSSKNKKEDSVETIYGRPVDVILKESKDPGVEMLILGTRPRSGLKRTFLGSVAEEVVRNAQVPVMVLGSHAVDSDYSLKSKKQRILVVTDLSDFSGGAERLAAKLAKRINAEVLLYHSVGDQIKHMKDMLYSQRVNSPGLEQIFDEMKSFAEESLAKKIKAYEGQGISATGHIGYEEAEVSKILRKNNWHKADLIVMGTHSRGKFLKAFLGSTTRRVMLSAPVPVIIVRSR